A section of the Acidobacterium capsulatum ATCC 51196 genome encodes:
- a CDS encoding response regulator, whose translation MALNILIVDDSPVMRSFIRKAITLTGLDVGDCYEAGNGEDALRSLAGQWVDLILTDINMPEMNGEELIARLEADDLLRSIPVIVVSTDATQGRVERLMTMGARGYVTKPFLPETLRDEVEKVLGIAHA comes from the coding sequence GTGGCGCTCAATATTTTGATTGTCGATGATTCTCCGGTGATGCGGTCGTTTATCCGCAAAGCCATCACGCTCACGGGGCTCGATGTGGGCGATTGCTATGAAGCGGGCAACGGAGAGGACGCATTGCGTTCGCTGGCCGGCCAATGGGTCGATCTGATTCTGACCGACATCAACATGCCGGAGATGAATGGCGAGGAGCTGATTGCGAGGCTTGAGGCCGACGATCTGTTGCGATCCATTCCTGTGATCGTAGTCTCGACCGATGCGACGCAGGGGCGAGTGGAGCGCCTGATGACAATGGGCGCGCGGGGCTATGTAACCAAACCGTTTCTTCCCGAAACGCTGCGGGATGAAGTGGAGAAAGTGCTGGGAATCGCACATGCCTGA
- a CDS encoding CheR family methyltransferase yields MSLGESSSVSSSAGVAPPIQLTAKEFATICSLAKEEFGLELGQGKEQLVAARLGKVARRHGFRDFPTYYKYLKADQSGQALVELIDALTTNHTSFFREPAHFDFMVREILPAAKRSGALSIWSAACSTGEEPYSIALTAREQGETPQIMATDISTRALDTARRAVYSAERFEQPLPAWLRKHLLKGEGQWQGHYRIGPQVQAMVSFRRLNLIEPLPSLGPFQLIFCRNVMIYFSRETQEHVVRQLEERLEPGGYLFVGHSESLTGIQHNLQQLQPAIYRKRGGSR; encoded by the coding sequence ATGAGTCTGGGAGAATCCTCTTCGGTTTCCTCCTCGGCCGGCGTCGCGCCGCCCATCCAGCTCACGGCCAAGGAGTTTGCCACCATCTGCTCGCTGGCCAAGGAGGAGTTTGGCCTGGAACTAGGCCAGGGCAAGGAACAACTGGTCGCCGCGCGCCTGGGCAAGGTGGCGCGGCGGCATGGATTCCGGGACTTCCCGACGTATTACAAGTACCTGAAGGCCGACCAGAGCGGGCAGGCACTGGTGGAGCTGATCGATGCGCTGACGACCAACCACACCAGCTTCTTTCGCGAGCCGGCGCACTTTGACTTCATGGTGCGGGAGATTCTGCCGGCAGCGAAGCGTTCGGGCGCGCTGTCGATCTGGAGCGCGGCCTGTTCGACAGGCGAGGAGCCCTACAGCATTGCGCTGACGGCGCGGGAGCAGGGAGAGACGCCGCAGATTATGGCGACGGACATCTCGACGCGGGCGCTCGACACGGCGCGGCGGGCCGTCTACAGCGCGGAGCGTTTTGAGCAGCCTCTGCCGGCGTGGCTTCGCAAGCACCTGCTCAAGGGAGAGGGCCAGTGGCAAGGGCATTACCGCATTGGGCCGCAGGTGCAGGCGATGGTGAGCTTCCGGCGCTTGAACCTGATTGAGCCGTTGCCGTCGCTGGGCCCGTTTCAATTGATCTTCTGCCGGAACGTGATGATCTACTTCAGCCGCGAGACGCAGGAGCACGTGGTGCGCCAGTTAGAGGAGCGGCTGGAGCCGGGAGGCTATCTCTTTGTGGGGCACTCGGAGAGTTTGACCGGAATACAACACAATCTGCAGCAGCTTCAACCTGCAATCTACCGGAAGCGAGGCGGCAGCCGATGA
- a CDS encoding chemotaxis protein CheA codes for MSSTIAPISHEKNGLAPSLQERIEELAGKLVLGGLPIDAYRAMLAGIEEAARLAGAERLEPMAAEARAALASVQSGAEAEGLLGSRVEAMQRTFWEPEMPVTATAATASVSGATLTIDDPQLMGDFVTESLEHLSQVEIQMLILEKDPEDKPAIDTVFRGFHTIKGLAGFLDLTDIREVAHETETLLDLARKGQLRISPAVVDIVLAAADFLKAWLNRITAVLEGQEPEQEPEKEALLVRIRAGAQNDATPQTAAESAAPAPKPVAQAAAAEPQPAIAPKLAPEAAQPAVPAPVSSATEEAARSGAGERKPAAAEKVAGEDIRTVKVQTSKLDFLVDMAGELVIVQSMVRHHPELAALHNPAALRNLAQLERITGELQKTAMSMRMVPVGGLFQKMSRLVRDLARKTGKQVEMESFGADTELDRNVVEELADPLMHMIRNAVDHGVEAPEGRLAAGKSVVGKVTLRASHQAGHIVIAISDDGRGLVRAKIVEKAKKTGLIETDQGMSDREVFDLIFAPGFSTAAAVTDVSGRGVGMDVVKQQIQKLRGHVDIESVPGQGTTFYLRLPLTLAMIDGLVVGVGEERYVVPLFSVREMLRPTPEMLFSVENRQEMGLVRNNLIPVVRLHERFGVEPRSREATDSLWIVAEAAGKSFCLMVDELIGKQEVVIKSLGESLKNVPGIAGGAILGDGRVGLILDLESIFRWEARVA; via the coding sequence TCATGAGAAGAACGGGCTGGCCCCCAGCCTGCAGGAACGGATCGAAGAGCTGGCAGGCAAGCTGGTTCTGGGCGGCCTGCCGATCGATGCCTACCGGGCCATGCTGGCCGGGATAGAAGAAGCAGCACGACTGGCTGGAGCCGAACGCCTGGAGCCGATGGCGGCCGAAGCACGGGCCGCGCTGGCTTCGGTTCAGTCTGGCGCCGAGGCCGAAGGGCTGCTCGGCAGCCGGGTGGAAGCCATGCAACGCACCTTCTGGGAGCCGGAGATGCCCGTGACGGCGACGGCGGCCACAGCCAGTGTGTCCGGCGCAACGTTGACGATCGATGACCCGCAACTGATGGGCGACTTTGTCACCGAGTCGCTCGAACACCTGTCGCAGGTCGAGATTCAGATGCTGATTCTCGAAAAGGATCCGGAAGACAAGCCGGCCATCGATACGGTTTTTCGCGGCTTTCACACGATCAAGGGCCTGGCGGGCTTTCTGGACCTGACCGATATTCGCGAGGTGGCGCACGAGACCGAGACGCTGCTCGATCTGGCGCGCAAGGGGCAGTTGCGCATCAGCCCGGCGGTGGTGGACATTGTGCTGGCGGCGGCGGACTTTCTGAAGGCCTGGCTGAACCGGATCACAGCAGTGCTGGAGGGCCAGGAACCGGAGCAGGAGCCGGAGAAAGAGGCGCTGCTGGTGCGCATTCGCGCCGGTGCGCAGAATGATGCCACGCCGCAGACCGCGGCGGAGAGCGCCGCGCCCGCGCCGAAGCCCGTCGCTCAGGCAGCGGCCGCAGAGCCGCAGCCAGCGATAGCACCAAAGCTTGCACCAGAAGCCGCGCAGCCGGCAGTCCCCGCGCCTGTGTCTTCTGCGACCGAGGAAGCGGCCCGAAGCGGTGCGGGAGAGCGGAAGCCAGCGGCGGCCGAAAAGGTGGCCGGCGAAGATATCCGCACGGTGAAGGTGCAGACCTCGAAGCTCGATTTTCTGGTGGATATGGCAGGCGAGCTGGTCATCGTGCAGTCGATGGTGCGGCATCATCCGGAGCTCGCGGCCTTGCACAATCCGGCCGCGCTGAGAAATCTGGCGCAACTGGAACGCATTACGGGCGAGCTGCAGAAGACGGCGATGTCGATGCGCATGGTGCCGGTGGGCGGGCTCTTTCAAAAGATGAGCCGCCTGGTGCGGGACCTCGCACGCAAGACTGGCAAGCAGGTCGAGATGGAGTCGTTCGGCGCCGACACGGAGCTGGACCGCAATGTGGTCGAGGAGCTGGCCGATCCGCTGATGCACATGATTCGCAATGCCGTCGATCACGGCGTTGAAGCTCCGGAGGGAAGGCTGGCGGCCGGCAAGAGCGTGGTGGGCAAGGTAACGCTGCGCGCCTCGCATCAGGCCGGGCATATTGTGATTGCCATCTCCGACGACGGGCGCGGACTGGTGCGGGCCAAGATTGTCGAGAAGGCGAAGAAAACGGGGCTGATCGAGACCGATCAGGGCATGAGCGACCGCGAGGTCTTTGACCTGATCTTCGCGCCGGGATTTTCAACCGCCGCGGCGGTGACCGATGTGAGCGGCCGCGGAGTGGGCATGGACGTGGTGAAGCAGCAGATTCAGAAGCTGCGCGGCCATGTCGATATCGAATCGGTTCCCGGCCAGGGCACGACGTTTTATCTGCGGCTGCCGCTGACCCTCGCCATGATCGATGGGCTGGTCGTAGGCGTGGGTGAGGAGCGATACGTGGTGCCGCTGTTCTCGGTGCGCGAGATGCTGCGGCCGACACCGGAGATGCTCTTCAGTGTTGAGAACCGGCAGGAGATGGGGCTGGTGCGCAACAACCTGATTCCGGTGGTGCGGCTGCACGAGCGATTCGGGGTTGAGCCGCGCTCACGCGAGGCGACCGACAGCCTCTGGATCGTGGCTGAAGCGGCGGGCAAGAGCTTCTGCCTGATGGTGGATGAGCTGATCGGCAAGCAGGAGGTCGTGATCAAGAGCCTAGGCGAGAGCCTCAAAAATGTGCCGGGCATTGCGGGCGGCGCCATTCTGGGTGACGGACGGGTGGGCCTGATTCTGGATCTGGAGAGCATCTTCCGCTGGGAGGCACGCGTCGCATGA
- a CDS encoding chemotaxis protein CheX yields the protein MPERNTERNYDQMFAEAVGSVLETMFFTAPLGLAEEGSGGACMGARVAFRGSPSGQVRLCLSEASAQLLAAGFLGEDEESLSPEQTGLVVCELANMLCGSLLSQLESQEHFDLATPQLDQDAPPPPEQAPVAAQSFELENGVLHVSLYLESAA from the coding sequence ATGCCTGAACGGAACACTGAACGGAATTATGACCAGATGTTTGCCGAGGCAGTGGGCTCGGTACTCGAAACGATGTTCTTCACCGCGCCCCTGGGCCTGGCCGAAGAGGGATCGGGCGGCGCATGCATGGGAGCCCGGGTGGCCTTTCGCGGATCGCCTTCCGGACAGGTGCGATTGTGCCTGAGCGAAGCGAGCGCGCAACTGCTGGCAGCCGGATTTCTAGGCGAAGACGAGGAGAGTCTCAGCCCGGAGCAGACCGGACTGGTGGTCTGCGAGCTGGCCAATATGCTGTGCGGCTCGCTGCTGAGCCAGCTTGAAAGCCAGGAGCATTTTGATCTGGCCACGCCACAGTTGGACCAGGATGCGCCCCCGCCGCCGGAGCAGGCTCCGGTAGCCGCGCAGAGCTTTGAACTCGAAAACGGCGTATTGCATGTGTCGTTGTATCTGGAGAGTGCGGCATGA
- a CDS encoding chemotaxis protein CheD codes for MKQLVVGVGDGGATRDPDAVLVTYALGSCVAVMMHDSAAGVAGMVHYMLPEAPREEAQAAARPWMYADTGIGELLRLVQQQGADKRRLTIYAAGGAQVMNDNSMFNIGKRNCLALRKALWKYGLVAHAEETGGTTARTVRMEAASGRVWLHAPGGEPREMQRRASSAGMARQGG; via the coding sequence ATGAAGCAATTAGTCGTAGGTGTGGGAGATGGGGGCGCGACCCGGGATCCGGATGCGGTGCTGGTGACCTATGCGCTGGGCTCGTGTGTGGCGGTGATGATGCATGACAGCGCGGCGGGGGTGGCCGGCATGGTGCATTACATGCTGCCGGAGGCGCCGCGCGAGGAGGCTCAAGCCGCGGCCCGGCCATGGATGTATGCCGATACCGGCATCGGAGAGCTGTTGCGACTGGTGCAGCAGCAGGGCGCGGACAAACGCCGCCTGACGATTTATGCGGCGGGCGGAGCGCAGGTGATGAACGACAACAGCATGTTCAACATCGGCAAGCGGAACTGCCTGGCGCTGCGCAAGGCGCTGTGGAAGTACGGGCTGGTGGCGCATGCCGAGGAGACGGGCGGGACGACGGCGCGCACAGTGCGCATGGAAGCTGCCTCGGGGCGGGTCTGGCTGCATGCCCCGGGCGGAGAACCTAGAGAGATGCAACGCCGCGCAAGTTCGGCCGGCATGGCACGGCAGGGAGGGTAA
- a CDS encoding protein-glutamate methylesterase/protein-glutamine glutaminase, producing the protein MSEDPRIRVLIVDDSAIVRKLLTEALSGERDIEVVGTAPDPFVARDKILALKPDVLTLDIEMPRMDGVTFLKRLMHFHPLPVIVISSLGVASSRVALEALEAGAIDVLAKPGGPQSVGDLRHGLAAKIRAAKVARLRTAAKATPVTATAAPVSRIAQPRRSFPSSSVIAIGASTGGTEAILQVLREMPKDVPPIVIAQHIPAVFSRSFANRLNEICAIEVREAADGDELRSGLALVAPGNFHMLLRKAGTGYRVEVKDGPMVCFQRPSVDVLFQSVAQAAGRHATGAILTGMGSDGAMGLLEMKKSGARTLAQDEASCVVFGMPKEAIRHDAVDRVLPLSSICGALLEEAARAS; encoded by the coding sequence ATGAGCGAAGATCCACGCATCCGGGTGCTGATTGTGGACGATTCGGCCATTGTGCGAAAGCTCCTGACCGAAGCGCTCTCGGGCGAGAGGGACATCGAGGTGGTGGGCACCGCGCCCGATCCCTTTGTGGCGCGGGACAAGATTCTGGCGCTCAAACCCGATGTGCTGACACTCGATATCGAGATGCCGCGCATGGACGGCGTGACCTTCCTGAAGCGGCTGATGCACTTTCATCCGCTGCCGGTGATTGTGATCAGCTCGCTCGGAGTGGCCTCAAGCCGCGTGGCGCTTGAAGCGCTCGAAGCCGGCGCCATTGATGTATTAGCCAAGCCGGGAGGCCCGCAGTCGGTGGGGGATCTAAGGCATGGGCTCGCGGCGAAGATTCGCGCGGCCAAGGTGGCCCGGTTGCGCACAGCCGCGAAAGCCACGCCGGTGACTGCCACGGCCGCACCGGTGTCGAGGATCGCGCAGCCGAGGCGGTCGTTCCCTTCCTCCTCGGTGATCGCGATCGGAGCCTCGACGGGAGGCACGGAGGCGATTCTGCAGGTTCTGCGCGAGATGCCGAAGGATGTGCCGCCAATCGTGATTGCGCAGCACATTCCGGCGGTGTTTTCCCGCTCGTTTGCCAACCGGCTGAATGAGATTTGCGCGATTGAGGTGCGGGAGGCGGCCGACGGCGATGAGCTGAGAAGCGGGCTCGCACTGGTGGCTCCCGGGAACTTTCATATGCTGCTGCGCAAGGCGGGGACCGGATATCGCGTCGAGGTCAAGGATGGCCCGATGGTGTGCTTTCAGCGCCCATCGGTCGATGTGCTCTTTCAATCCGTGGCCCAAGCCGCGGGGCGTCATGCCACCGGCGCCATTCTGACGGGGATGGGTTCAGACGGAGCGATGGGGCTGCTTGAGATGAAGAAATCCGGGGCGAGGACGCTCGCGCAGGACGAGGCCAGTTGCGTGGTCTTTGGCATGCCGAAAGAAGCCATCCGGCACGACGCGGTGGATCGTGTGCTGCCGCTCTCCTCCATCTGCGGCGCTCTGCTCGAAGAAGCCGCCCGAGCCAGCTAA